The genomic interval ACCATGGCCCGGGGCATTGGCTGGGGATTCATGAACCTGGGAAAATATATCGAGCGCTGCCTGGAAACCATCGTGCTGACCGACAAACAGTACTCTGTGAACCGGTACAAGGTAGACGAGATCAAAGACATCATGCAGTGGCGGCATCTGCTGATGTCGCTTTCAGGTTATGAACTGCATCTGAAAACCTACCGGTCATATCAGTATACCCACGATGTGCTGCACCAGGTATTATTCAATGAAGATTTTCCTCATTCCGTTATATATTCGCTGGGCAGAATTGACAGGCACCTGCAGGATGTGACCAAAGGTCATATCTCTGAAGAGAATGCAGCCCTGATCAGGAACTTTGGAAGACTGCACAGTAAAGTGAAACACCTGGAAATAGATGATCTCAACAACCAGACCTTACAACCTTTCCTGGCAGAGCTCCGTCATGATCTCCTGCATTTTACCAACCTGTTGAGTCAAAAATTTTTCTCCTACGCATAACTTAGCATATGGCCATTTTCAGAATACATCATGTTACGAGATACGAGTACGACAGACCGGTTAAAGAAAGCGTAAATGAGATCAAGATCTTCCCGTATAAATGCCCGGAGCAGGAAATACTCCAGCATGACCTGCTGATCACGGGGCAGCCGGAAGTACAGACCTTTACCGACTACTGGGGGAATAAATCAGGTAATTTCAACCTGCTGCCGCCGCATAAAGTGCTCACTATCGAAAGCAAGCTGCTGGTGCGCACCACCGCCTCTTCACAGTTGCAGATCAACTTCCATTCTACCTTCGAACAGTTGCAGGATGAAATGGAAGGCCAGCTGCTGTTGCTGGAGCTGGCACAGCCTGATGTGATAAAGACACAGAGCGCCATCAATAACATCATCACGGTAATAAAGCAACCAGGCAAGAGCGTGGCGGCTGTTACCGAACATTGCAGCGAATATATCTTTAAGAATTTCAAGTACCTGAAAGGTATCACCAATATCGAGACAACTGTAGATGAGATACTGCAACACAGGGCCGGCGTTTGCCAGGACTTCGCGCATCTTATGCTACACATACTTCGTTCCTGCGGCATCCCCTGCCGTTATGTAAGCGGGTATATCTGTCCGAATAAAGATGGTATGCGGGGTGAAGGCGCTACCCATGCCTGGGTGGAAGCCTGGATACCCGGATACGGCTGGGCGGGTATTGACCCGACCAACAATGTCTGGGTGACCAACAAACACGTGAAGCTATCTGTAGGAAGACATTTTAATGATTGTAGTCCCGTGAAAGGTACATTCAAAGGGCCTGCGAAACAAAAGCTGTCTGTATTCGTAGCGGTAGGCTATGAAGATGGCAATGTATTCGAAGAGACCAATGATGTACACCTCCACGGGGAGGTAGCTGCAATGGAAGATAATTCCCAGGGGCAGCAATAAGTCAGGACTTATTGCGCCATACAAAATAATATACGGGTATGCCCAGCAATACAATGCCTAGCCCGGGCCATGTATACATCGGTTTATAGACCAATAGCGCCAGGCAAATGGTAGCGGCGGATACTATGTACAGCAATGGCAGTACAGGGTATCCAAAGGCTTTATATGGCCTTGGCAGCTCAGGCCTTGTGCGGCGTAACCTGAAGATGCCTGCAATGGTCAGGATATAAAAGATAAGTACCACGAAGATCACATAGTCCAGCAACTGACCGTATTTGCCGCTGAGGCACAATACTGATGCCCAGATACATTGTATCCACAAGGCTTTTCCCGGTACAGCATTCTTGTTCAGAGTGGCCAGTTGTTTAAAGAATACGCCATCTTTTGCCATCGTATAACATACGCGGGCGCCGGACAGAATGAGCCCGTTGTTGCAGCCAAAAGTGGAAACCATGAGCAGTCCTGCGATGATATAAGTACCCTTCATACCAAATATC from Chitinophaga filiformis carries:
- a CDS encoding transglutaminase family protein, translating into MAIFRIHHVTRYEYDRPVKESVNEIKIFPYKCPEQEILQHDLLITGQPEVQTFTDYWGNKSGNFNLLPPHKVLTIESKLLVRTTASSQLQINFHSTFEQLQDEMEGQLLLLELAQPDVIKTQSAINNIITVIKQPGKSVAAVTEHCSEYIFKNFKYLKGITNIETTVDEILQHRAGVCQDFAHLMLHILRSCGIPCRYVSGYICPNKDGMRGEGATHAWVEAWIPGYGWAGIDPTNNVWVTNKHVKLSVGRHFNDCSPVKGTFKGPAKQKLSVFVAVGYEDGNVFEETNDVHLHGEVAAMEDNSQGQQ
- a CDS encoding alpha-E domain-containing protein, which codes for MLSRIADSLFWLARYMERAEGLLRVTATHNLLSLDKDVNGPLTWRPVLETFTSAGEEEIKAIEGNTGAALKKLLTDTANHNSLKSIIGKARENARGIQDYITKEVWEEVNSFYHLINQPALDHRLSNYEAADILDTFTRHSVLYTGITDITMARGIGWGFMNLGKYIERCLETIVLTDKQYSVNRYKVDEIKDIMQWRHLLMSLSGYELHLKTYRSYQYTHDVLHQVLFNEDFPHSVIYSLGRIDRHLQDVTKGHISEENAALIRNFGRLHSKVKHLEIDDLNNQTLQPFLAELRHDLLHFTNLLSQKFFSYA